From the genome of Naumannella halotolerans, one region includes:
- a CDS encoding App1 family protein, whose protein sequence is MSTDRPFIAARVEDRVNRLIQRVVRDLGWGERVIGYTGYGSSEFVRVLCRVVLSPNPTGIKVIDRPLNRRGWRNFITAPAERVPVELRLGDVTYVGFSGRGGFVDAKLPHTGLAPGWHDVEVRAGRAEPTMVRIRVIDDTADLGMVSDIDDTVITTALPRPLLAAWNTFVLHESARQAVPGMAELYRTLEQRHPDMPVFYLSTGAWNVAPTLERFLAHHNFPLGPLLLTDWGPTNTGWFRSGREHKERQLRRLATEFPRTSWLLIGDDGQHDPSIYAHFAEDHPGRVRAIGIRQLTPGEQVLAHGSLVELDRPPRGLQTPEVRGPDGQSLGRALGAYHRSRSTDLVG, encoded by the coding sequence ATGTCGACCGACCGGCCGTTCATCGCCGCGCGCGTGGAAGATCGTGTGAACCGCCTGATCCAGCGGGTCGTCCGCGATCTGGGGTGGGGCGAGAGGGTGATCGGCTACACCGGGTACGGCAGTTCGGAGTTCGTCCGGGTGCTCTGCCGGGTCGTCCTCAGCCCCAACCCGACCGGGATCAAGGTGATCGACCGGCCGCTGAATCGTCGGGGTTGGCGCAATTTCATCACCGCACCCGCCGAACGGGTTCCGGTCGAACTCCGCCTCGGCGATGTCACCTATGTCGGTTTCTCCGGCCGCGGCGGTTTCGTCGACGCCAAGTTGCCGCACACCGGACTGGCGCCGGGATGGCACGATGTCGAGGTCAGGGCCGGCCGGGCCGAACCGACCATGGTCCGGATCCGGGTGATCGACGACACCGCCGACCTCGGAATGGTCAGCGACATCGACGACACGGTGATCACCACTGCCCTGCCCCGGCCCCTGCTGGCGGCATGGAACACGTTCGTCCTGCACGAGAGTGCCCGCCAGGCCGTACCGGGGATGGCCGAGCTGTACCGGACCCTGGAACAGCGCCACCCCGACATGCCGGTGTTCTACCTGTCCACCGGCGCCTGGAATGTCGCCCCGACGCTCGAACGATTCCTCGCCCATCACAATTTCCCGCTGGGTCCGCTGCTGCTGACCGACTGGGGACCGACCAATACGGGCTGGTTCCGCAGCGGCCGCGAGCACAAGGAACGGCAGTTGCGCCGTCTGGCCACGGAGTTCCCCCGTACCTCCTGGCTGCTCATCGGCGACGACGGACAGCACGATCCGAGCATCTACGCCCACTTCGCCGAGGATCATCCGGGTCGGGTACGGGCGATCGGCATCCGCCAGTTGACCCCCGGCGAGCAGGTGCTCGCGCACGGTTCCCTGGTCGAGTTGGACCGGCCGCCGCGGGGTCTGCAGACGCCGGAGGTACGCGGGCCCGACGGCCAGTCCCTCGGGCGGGCGCTGGGGGCCTACCACCGCTCGCGCAGCACCGACCTGGTCGGCTGA